The proteins below come from a single Holdemania massiliensis genomic window:
- a CDS encoding FAD-dependent oxidoreductase, producing MEKKGISRRAFLKGAAVTAVSAAVVSVLPGCETKNEGAASTECPPCPSSSSTSVYPLNPQDYDYRDTNTDFATLFSDWKFGGLTLHHRMVKSAAGSDTAGSEQEICAYYSNFAKGGVEMVWVEDFVNVFDHYTSARKTPKAEAPLAALAKAVHDAGGYIGYQLSCMGQKFTGFDPATAAQYESAYAEHLSDEEIANLKSDFINGAKYLKEQGFDAVEINAAGNNIGQAFFSRQRNHREDEYGPQSFENRARFVGEIVAGIKEVCGADFPVQILINGIEENDIDMGEASLSTTVEENCEICKVLENYGADSLHVRLGVFRMHVNQFASDLYFTGYGIEGTAANGAQFDFSRHFQGKLLANHSGCGMMLNVAKQIKDAVSIPVGTVTYMDPAHAPKMFEDALKDGLCDFLLMTRPLTVDPQYVNKLKEGRIDEIAPCTRCLHCHFDYDEEGKIYEHCRVNATTQRAYREAMPEGEVPLPAEKARKVMVIGGGPAGLEAARIAAERGHSVTLYEKSGVLGGLLSFANAIKGPHENLNDFQKYLVRQQELKNVNVVLGTEVNAELIKKEAPEVVILAVGGARSTLGLNSTAKTQVISIEDIASASIGNEVTIVGGNLQAVDAAQYLIAQGKHVTLVSSEGKDKLDKGQSAWVKTFTLPMLYARGTRLWPNAQVVSVNEGTVTIHGETGVDMEIACDTVIEAMDMLPNTALIEGLDGIECYAVGDCEKPWNIAEAIASGNLTARKI from the coding sequence ATGGAGAAAAAAGGAATTTCCCGCCGCGCTTTTTTGAAGGGTGCTGCGGTGACGGCCGTTTCCGCGGCTGTTGTTTCTGTTTTGCCTGGCTGCGAAACAAAAAATGAAGGTGCGGCTTCAACCGAATGTCCGCCCTGTCCAAGCTCGTCTTCAACCTCAGTTTATCCGCTGAACCCACAGGATTATGATTATCGGGATACCAACACTGATTTTGCGACCCTGTTTTCCGATTGGAAATTTGGCGGCTTGACTTTACACCACCGCATGGTAAAATCCGCAGCCGGTTCGGATACCGCCGGAAGTGAACAGGAGATCTGCGCCTATTACAGCAACTTTGCCAAGGGCGGCGTAGAAATGGTCTGGGTAGAAGATTTCGTCAATGTTTTTGATCATTATACCAGTGCGCGGAAAACGCCGAAAGCCGAAGCACCGTTAGCGGCGCTGGCCAAGGCTGTGCATGATGCCGGCGGTTATATCGGCTATCAGCTTTCCTGCATGGGACAGAAATTTACCGGTTTTGATCCGGCCACCGCTGCACAGTATGAATCAGCCTATGCCGAGCATCTGTCGGATGAAGAAATCGCAAACTTGAAAAGTGATTTCATCAACGGCGCGAAATATTTAAAGGAACAAGGTTTCGACGCAGTGGAAATCAATGCCGCGGGCAACAATATCGGTCAGGCTTTCTTCTCCCGCCAGCGAAATCATCGTGAGGATGAATATGGACCGCAGTCGTTTGAAAACCGGGCGCGGTTTGTCGGTGAGATCGTCGCCGGGATCAAGGAAGTCTGCGGCGCGGATTTCCCGGTTCAGATTTTGATCAACGGCATCGAAGAAAATGACATCGACATGGGCGAGGCTTCCTTGTCTACAACCGTAGAAGAAAACTGCGAGATCTGCAAGGTCTTGGAAAACTATGGCGCGGATTCTCTGCATGTTCGTCTGGGTGTCTTCCGGATGCACGTCAATCAGTTTGCGTCCGATCTGTACTTCACCGGTTACGGCATCGAAGGCACAGCGGCCAATGGAGCGCAGTTTGATTTCTCCCGGCATTTCCAGGGCAAGCTTTTGGCCAATCATTCTGGCTGCGGCATGATGCTGAATGTTGCAAAGCAGATCAAGGATGCCGTCTCGATTCCGGTTGGAACCGTAACCTATATGGATCCAGCGCATGCACCAAAGATGTTTGAAGACGCTTTGAAGGACGGTCTGTGCGACTTCCTGTTGATGACCCGTCCGCTGACCGTTGATCCGCAATATGTCAACAAGCTGAAAGAAGGACGGATCGATGAAATCGCCCCTTGTACGCGCTGCCTGCATTGCCACTTTGATTATGATGAAGAGGGTAAGATTTATGAACATTGCCGGGTTAACGCGACAACTCAGCGCGCCTATCGGGAAGCGATGCCGGAGGGAGAGGTTCCGCTGCCGGCGGAAAAAGCCCGGAAGGTCATGGTGATCGGCGGCGGTCCGGCCGGCTTGGAAGCAGCACGAATTGCGGCAGAGCGCGGCCACAGCGTAACGCTTTACGAAAAGAGCGGTGTGCTGGGCGGTCTGTTGTCCTTTGCCAATGCTATCAAAGGGCCGCATGAAAATCTGAATGATTTCCAGAAATATTTAGTCCGACAGCAGGAACTGAAAAACGTTAATGTTGTTCTGGGAACCGAAGTGAATGCGGAACTGATCAAAAAGGAAGCGCCGGAGGTCGTCATTCTGGCAGTCGGCGGAGCTCGCTCCACACTGGGGCTGAATTCTACGGCGAAGACCCAAGTCATCTCGATTGAGGACATCGCGTCCGCTTCCATCGGCAATGAAGTTACCATTGTCGGCGGGAACTTACAGGCCGTGGACGCCGCGCAGTACCTGATTGCCCAAGGGAAGCATGTTACCCTCGTATCCAGTGAAGGCAAAGACAAGCTGGATAAGGGACAGTCCGCCTGGGTCAAGACCTTTACGCTCCCGATGCTGTATGCCCGCGGGACACGCTTATGGCCGAATGCCCAGGTCGTCAGCGTCAATGAAGGCACGGTCACGATTCATGGGGAAACCGGCGTCGATATGGAAATCGCCTGCGACACCGTGATCGAAGCCATGGATATGCTGCCGAACACAGCGCTGATTGAAGGCTTAGATGGAATTGAATGTTATGCTGTCGGTGACTGCGAAAAGCCTTGGAATATCGCCGAAGCGATTGCCAGTGGAAATCTGACAGCCCGTAAGATTTAA
- a CDS encoding LysR family transcriptional regulator — MNIENLKMLKILDRCQSISKAAACLYLSQSTLTRQLIMMEKELGFTLFYRLPEGVKPTPGGRYFIDQLDAVLDSYDSAVAGAHQRSFALAKTIRIGITSYTIHFVPQACRTAQPHFQNVHFDYVACRLPETYQALDQDKIDIQLLADCSEPISIHLNCIPLFHCPNCCKIPQGHPFYGKETLRLADLAHQRVLTLPPNRTQNAARLDQILQSPELDIERIYFDTPEQAEALSLAQKIPIMTLAFPSEKDCFSVSLLEAVPAVQLGILFRKKDQAELEPLLNYFRAYFIRHQYDFLPLKPLVSNMTI, encoded by the coding sequence ATGAATATAGAAAATTTGAAAATGCTGAAAATTCTGGACCGCTGTCAAAGTATTTCCAAGGCTGCCGCGTGTTTGTATCTTTCCCAATCTACCCTCACCCGCCAGCTCATCATGATGGAAAAGGAATTGGGCTTTACGTTATTTTACCGCCTTCCTGAGGGGGTCAAGCCAACGCCCGGAGGACGTTATTTCATCGATCAGCTGGACGCGGTGCTGGACAGCTATGACAGCGCGGTGGCGGGAGCGCATCAGCGATCCTTTGCGCTTGCCAAAACAATCCGCATTGGGATTACCAGTTATACGATCCACTTTGTACCTCAAGCCTGCCGGACGGCGCAGCCGCATTTTCAAAATGTGCACTTTGATTATGTAGCCTGCCGGCTGCCGGAAACCTATCAGGCGCTGGATCAGGATAAGATTGATATTCAGCTGTTAGCAGACTGCAGCGAGCCGATTTCCATCCATTTGAATTGCATCCCGCTGTTCCATTGTCCTAACTGCTGCAAGATTCCGCAGGGACATCCGTTTTATGGAAAAGAAACACTGCGGCTTGCGGATCTGGCACATCAGCGGGTTCTGACATTGCCTCCGAACCGAACACAAAACGCCGCGCGCTTGGATCAGATTCTGCAATCTCCAGAATTGGATATTGAACGAATCTATTTTGATACGCCTGAACAGGCTGAAGCCCTTTCCCTGGCACAGAAGATTCCGATCATGACGCTGGCTTTCCCCAGCGAAAAGGATTGTTTTTCAGTTTCTCTGTTGGAAGCAGTTCCTGCCGTTCAGCTGGGCATCCTCTTCCGGAAGAAGGACCAAGCTGAATTAGAACCCTTGTTGAATTATTTTCGGGCCTATTTCATCCGTCATCAATATGATTTCCTGCCGTTGAAGCCGCTGGTATCCAACATGACAATCTAG
- a CDS encoding helix-turn-helix transcriptional regulator — MKNRLEELRKSRGIKQEELAAALEVSRQTIGSLENGRYNPSILLAFKIARYFDVSIEEVFIYEEEKV, encoded by the coding sequence ATGAAAAACAGATTAGAAGAGCTGCGTAAATCACGCGGCATCAAACAAGAAGAATTAGCCGCTGCCCTGGAAGTTTCCCGACAAACCATCGGTTCGCTGGAAAACGGAAGGTATAATCCATCGATTCTCTTAGCGTTTAAGATCGCCCGTTATTTTGACGTGAGTATTGAAGAAGTTTTCATTTACGAGGAGGAAAAAGTATGA
- the ispF gene encoding 2-C-methyl-D-erythritol 2,4-cyclodiphosphate synthase, protein MFRIGQSSDIHQLAEGRWLILGGVEIEHTKGLVGHSDADALLHAIAEAVIGALGEGDLGKHFPDTDPQYKGISSLILLEHVTELMETKGFRIGNVDALIMIERPKMAPHISAMRKNIAAALHCGEDQVNVKATRGEKLGFVGREEGVLAQAVVLLEKMEA, encoded by the coding sequence ATGTTTAGAATTGGACAGTCGAGCGATATTCATCAGTTGGCAGAAGGGCGCTGGCTCATTTTAGGCGGTGTTGAGATTGAACATACGAAAGGACTGGTCGGCCATTCCGATGCGGACGCTTTGCTTCATGCGATTGCAGAGGCTGTGATCGGCGCTTTGGGCGAAGGCGATCTGGGAAAGCATTTTCCCGATACTGATCCGCAGTACAAAGGAATCAGCTCTTTGATTTTGCTGGAACATGTAACAGAGCTGATGGAAACCAAAGGCTTTCGCATCGGCAATGTTGATGCGCTGATCATGATCGAAAGGCCGAAGATGGCTCCGCATATTTCAGCCATGCGCAAAAACATCGCAGCGGCTCTGCATTGCGGAGAGGATCAGGTGAATGTCAAAGCTACGCGCGGGGAAAAGCTGGGCTTTGTTGGACGTGAAGAAGGCGTGCTGGCCCAAGCCGTCGTCCTGTTGGAGAAAATGGAAGCATGA
- a CDS encoding GNAT family N-acetyltransferase: MTFKIIRLVDQPEMKEQAAQWFHEKWGIPLQAYRESIEDCLANKHSIPQWYIAMEGERIIGGMGVIENDFHDRKDLAPNVCAVYTEKQKRGQGVAGALLNYVCSDMKSKGISTLYLVTNHTGFYERYGWEFLCLVQGEGESELSRMYVHK; this comes from the coding sequence ATGACTTTTAAGATTATCCGGTTGGTTGATCAGCCGGAAATGAAGGAGCAGGCAGCTCAATGGTTTCATGAAAAGTGGGGTATTCCGCTGCAGGCGTATCGAGAAAGTATCGAGGATTGTCTTGCAAATAAGCATTCGATTCCTCAATGGTATATCGCGATGGAAGGGGAAAGAATCATCGGCGGCATGGGCGTCATTGAAAATGATTTCCACGACAGGAAAGATCTTGCGCCGAATGTGTGCGCTGTCTATACAGAAAAACAGAAGCGCGGACAAGGCGTTGCAGGAGCCTTGTTAAATTATGTTTGTTCGGATATGAAAAGCAAAGGAATAAGCACTTTGTATCTTGTAACCAATCATACCGGCTTTTACGAGCGCTACGGCTGGGAATTCCTTTGCCTGGTACAGGGCGAGGGTGAATCTGAACTTTCAAGAATGTATGTTCATAAATGA
- a CDS encoding methyltransferase family protein, with protein MNGGVLLLPFLAVRFGLLLLVDKKAIGRAGHFAPVRREEQWASFIYQLSNIGLFAYLFFLTIRIDFSLQFYMGLVFYFSGIVLCAVSAVCFAFPDESGLNINGIYQLSRNPMYVAYFICFAGMAFLTQSCLLLGIVLIFQVSAHWIILSEERECTARFGRRYEEYKQKVRRYI; from the coding sequence ATGAACGGCGGGGTGTTGCTGCTGCCTTTCCTGGCTGTCCGATTCGGGTTATTATTGCTTGTAGATAAAAAAGCGATTGGACGTGCAGGTCATTTTGCACCAGTTCGAAGGGAAGAACAATGGGCCAGTTTTATCTATCAGCTATCCAATATCGGACTTTTTGCGTATTTATTTTTTCTGACAATTCGGATTGATTTCTCACTGCAGTTCTATATGGGACTTGTCTTTTACTTTTCAGGAATCGTGTTATGCGCAGTTTCGGCAGTTTGTTTTGCATTTCCGGATGAATCGGGTTTAAATATCAATGGAATTTATCAGCTTTCCCGCAATCCCATGTATGTCGCTTATTTTATTTGCTTTGCAGGCATGGCTTTCTTAACACAGTCCTGCCTTTTGCTGGGCATCGTCCTGATATTTCAGGTTTCAGCACACTGGATCATTCTTTCAGAAGAAAGAGAATGCACAGCGAGATTTGGCAGACGGTATGAAGAATATAAACAGAAAGTTCGGCGTTACATTTAA
- a CDS encoding CatA-like O-acetyltransferase, family 2: MVKVISPQDTTRNRAYELWMKAPNPMVTFLKTLDVSNLIKVSKKKQMKFNMLLDYCIGKAAVSINEFYILPVGDQLLQYDTIAVNTIVKNKTGEVSSCDLLYTEELEMFNQSYLKYTAQVAETCQDRDLSSDSMVIGTSAIIDTEIDGAVGMNSGIFNNPFIIWGRYKKKVFKTYLTISFQFHHTQMDGAHAGRFLANLQQEIDRLK, encoded by the coding sequence ATGGTAAAAGTCATTTCACCGCAGGACACAACAAGAAATAGGGCCTACGAACTCTGGATGAAAGCGCCCAATCCGATGGTCACTTTTCTGAAAACCTTGGATGTGTCCAATCTGATCAAAGTCAGTAAGAAGAAGCAAATGAAGTTCAACATGCTTTTGGATTATTGTATTGGGAAAGCTGCGGTCAGTATAAACGAATTTTATATCCTTCCAGTAGGGGATCAGCTTCTGCAGTATGATACGATTGCAGTCAATACGATCGTAAAAAATAAAACCGGTGAAGTCAGTTCCTGCGATCTCTTATATACAGAGGAGCTGGAGATGTTCAATCAATCGTATTTAAAGTATACGGCTCAGGTAGCGGAAACCTGTCAGGACAGAGATTTATCGAGCGACAGTATGGTGATCGGCACCTCCGCAATTATTGATACTGAAATTGATGGGGCGGTCGGCATGAACAGCGGGATTTTTAATAATCCTTTTATCATTTGGGGTCGGTATAAGAAGAAAGTATTCAAAACTTATCTGACAATCTCTTTCCAATTCCATCATACGCAGATGGATGGAGCCCATGCGGGGAGATTCCTGGCAAATTTACAACAGGAAATCGATCGTTTGAAATGA
- a CDS encoding DUF3795 domain-containing protein, whose protein sequence is MFAPCGMNCKVCYKHCYSRKPCDGCLKSDMGKPEHCRLCKIKDCVKMKGLSYCFECAEYPCKLIKNLETSYRKRYQASLMENSAFVKEYGLDKFMKQQKMKYLCPQCGGIISIHDHACSECQTQMK, encoded by the coding sequence ATGTTTGCGCCCTGCGGAATGAATTGCAAAGTTTGTTATAAACATTGTTATTCCAGAAAACCTTGTGATGGCTGCTTAAAAAGTGACATGGGAAAACCGGAACACTGCCGCCTATGCAAAATAAAGGATTGTGTCAAAATGAAAGGATTATCCTATTGTTTTGAGTGTGCTGAATATCCATGCAAACTTATAAAGAATCTTGAAACAAGCTACAGGAAACGATATCAAGCAAGTCTGATGGAGAACAGTGCTTTTGTCAAAGAATATGGATTGGATAAGTTTATGAAGCAGCAGAAAATGAAGTATCTTTGTCCTCAATGCGGCGGAATTATTTCTATCCACGATCATGCATGCAGCGAGTGCCAGACTCAAATGAAATAA
- a CDS encoding pentapeptide repeat-containing protein gives MLIHERNDKIWEPMKSNCSKCSGLCCTALFFSKADGFPKDKVSGQPCINLLNDYRCKIHPQLEKQKMKGCIGYDCFGAGQQVTQVIYQGQTWMDMPNRATEIFDVFIMVFKLYQIRYYLTEAMLLIPAQPLKNSVQSLIEENIKICQDQPGNILSFDLEQYRNRANHILKQVCKLLQQSIHSEGKKVPANFLGGNFKGQDMSGADLSAKLLIAANFEKSLFYGTLFLGADTRDTNFKNADLSEAVFLTQGQVNSAKGNRQTKLPYHLDYPVTWK, from the coding sequence ATGTTAATCCATGAAAGAAATGATAAAATTTGGGAACCGATGAAATCGAATTGCTCAAAATGCTCAGGTTTGTGCTGTACGGCTCTGTTTTTTTCAAAAGCCGACGGTTTTCCTAAAGATAAAGTATCAGGACAACCTTGCATCAATTTGTTAAATGACTACCGGTGTAAAATACATCCACAGCTTGAAAAACAAAAAATGAAAGGTTGTATTGGTTATGACTGCTTCGGAGCGGGGCAGCAGGTCACTCAGGTTATTTATCAAGGTCAGACTTGGATGGATATGCCAAACCGGGCAACAGAAATTTTTGATGTTTTTATCATGGTATTTAAGCTTTATCAAATTAGATATTATTTAACAGAAGCCATGCTGCTTATTCCAGCACAGCCCTTAAAAAATTCTGTTCAGAGCTTAATCGAAGAGAATATAAAAATCTGTCAGGATCAGCCGGGCAACATCTTATCTTTTGATTTAGAGCAGTACAGAAATAGAGCAAATCATATTTTAAAGCAGGTATGTAAGCTGCTTCAGCAGAGTATTCATAGTGAAGGCAAAAAAGTTCCCGCTAATTTTCTTGGCGGTAATTTTAAGGGACAAGACATGAGCGGAGCCGATCTCAGCGCAAAACTTTTGATCGCTGCGAATTTTGAAAAGAGTCTTTTCTATGGGACCTTGTTCTTAGGCGCGGATACCAGAGATACAAATTTTAAGAATGCGGATCTCAGTGAAGCTGTATTTTTGACACAAGGACAGGTTAATTCTGCGAAAGGAAATCGACAGACAAAATTGCCCTATCATTTGGATTATCCGGTAACTTGGAAGTAA
- a CDS encoding pyridoxamine 5'-phosphate oxidase family protein — protein sequence MINWSQEAEIVMTERFGKDTVIALATIENEVPDVRYVNAYYEQGTFYVITHALSKKMRQIANHSTVAIAGEWFTAQGKASSLGYFGKEENHEIAEKLKNVFAEWIENGHFDFTDEHTIILRIELTSGLLLSHGTKYKF from the coding sequence ATGATAAATTGGAGTCAAGAAGCTGAAATAGTAATGACGGAACGCTTTGGAAAAGATACGGTTATCGCATTGGCTACGATAGAAAATGAAGTGCCGGATGTCCGCTATGTAAATGCCTATTATGAGCAGGGGACATTCTATGTGATTACGCATGCCTTGTCTAAGAAGATGAGGCAGATTGCCAATCATTCAACTGTGGCAATAGCGGGTGAATGGTTCACTGCGCAGGGAAAAGCCAGCAGTTTAGGATATTTTGGGAAAGAAGAGAATCATGAGATCGCAGAGAAACTAAAAAATGTCTTTGCGGAATGGATAGAAAACGGACATTTTGACTTTACTGATGAGCATACGATCATTTTACGCATTGAGTTAACAAGCGGACTGCTGCTCAGCCACGGAACAAAGTACAAATTTTAA
- a CDS encoding methyltransferase family protein — protein MGKGKTGLAKGIEVTMKIAAILVFSVGLLCVLLNVNFSSLPLRMGGAVLSIAGTAVFIAAVITMQDNWRAGVSQTDKTELVTSGIYQYSRNPAFLGFDLLYLGLLLMFFNWALCVVSIFAMVMYHLQIVKVEEAFLQAAFGEEYLKYKKEVCRYLGRKR, from the coding sequence ATGGGAAAAGGCAAGACGGGACTGGCAAAAGGGATTGAAGTGACGATGAAGATCGCAGCGATACTCGTTTTTTCAGTAGGGTTGCTTTGTGTCCTTTTGAACGTGAATTTCAGTTCACTGCCTCTGCGGATGGGGGGTGCCGTTTTGAGTATTGCCGGTACCGCTGTATTTATTGCAGCTGTTATAACAATGCAGGATAATTGGCGGGCCGGGGTTTCACAAACCGACAAAACAGAACTTGTTACAAGTGGGATTTATCAATACAGCCGCAATCCTGCTTTTCTTGGCTTTGACCTTTTGTATCTCGGACTGTTGCTGATGTTTTTTAATTGGGCGTTATGTGTTGTATCCATCTTTGCCATGGTGATGTATCATTTACAAATCGTTAAGGTGGAAGAAGCGTTTCTGCAGGCTGCCTTTGGCGAGGAATATCTGAAATATAAGAAAGAGGTATGTCGTTATCTTGGCAGGAAACGATAG
- a CDS encoding RNA polymerase sigma factor: MNKEEKKDLLEKTILEHQRMLYRIAFSIIKDEQLALDAVQETIVKAYSQIYQLRQPEYIKTWLVRICMNEANGLCRKQITQRQRQTELQAYQGVTEDASPTEYSDLFQAVMALEPKLRTVIVLRFFEELKFDEIAAMTQTNVNTIKSQVYKGLDLLKAQLKQEV; encoded by the coding sequence ATGAACAAAGAAGAAAAAAAGGACTTATTAGAAAAAACAATTCTGGAACATCAGCGGATGCTGTACCGGATAGCATTTTCGATTATTAAAGATGAACAGTTGGCACTGGATGCGGTGCAGGAAACGATTGTCAAAGCGTATTCCCAGATCTATCAGCTTCGCCAGCCGGAGTATATCAAAACCTGGCTGGTGCGGATCTGCATGAATGAGGCTAACGGTCTGTGCCGCAAGCAGATCACGCAGCGGCAGCGTCAGACTGAGCTGCAGGCATATCAGGGGGTAACCGAGGATGCTTCGCCGACAGAATACAGCGATCTGTTTCAGGCAGTCATGGCGTTGGAACCGAAATTGCGGACGGTCATTGTTCTGCGGTTTTTTGAGGAATTGAAATTTGATGAAATTGCAGCGATGACGCAGACCAACGTCAACACGATTAAATCCCAAGTGTATAAAGGCTTGGATCTCTTAAAAGCCCAGTTAAAACAGGAGGTGTAA
- a CDS encoding anti-sigma-V factor rsiV — MQEPWKKAREEYQNQPIPPQLEAQVKQAIGEGRQSSPRQHWLKKGLISFAAAAACFTLMMHGSPVFAQTVANLPVIGEFLRIVTGVQIEKEDVNEVIHITLPKVENSGNPEFEKQINQRIEEELENLSQEARTQAEDLKNNAEGKTGTYHPVDFYAAYQIYYNQGALVSFSIDTTTTMASAYEQRYFFNLDLESGKELTLAEVIGSENLAAADQQVRSQIEQRLAQDPTSFFDFDEEGGYTGLSENQKFYINENRQAVIVFDEYEIAPGATGTPEFILDLPLLK, encoded by the coding sequence ATGCAGGAACCTTGGAAAAAAGCCAGAGAAGAATATCAGAATCAACCCATTCCCCCACAGCTGGAGGCTCAGGTAAAACAAGCGATTGGAGAAGGACGGCAGTCATCGCCAAGGCAGCATTGGCTTAAAAAAGGATTGATTAGTTTTGCAGCCGCGGCTGCCTGCTTCACCCTCATGATGCATGGCTCTCCCGTCTTTGCGCAGACGGTGGCCAATCTGCCCGTGATCGGTGAATTTCTGAGAATTGTAACCGGCGTTCAGATTGAGAAGGAAGACGTTAATGAAGTGATTCACATTACGCTGCCAAAGGTGGAAAACAGCGGCAATCCGGAGTTTGAAAAACAGATTAATCAGCGGATTGAAGAAGAACTGGAAAATTTATCCCAGGAAGCCCGGACGCAGGCTGAAGATTTGAAAAACAATGCGGAAGGAAAAACAGGAACCTATCATCCTGTGGATTTCTATGCCGCCTATCAGATTTATTACAATCAAGGTGCATTGGTCAGCTTTTCAATTGATACCACAACAACGATGGCCAGTGCTTATGAACAGCGGTATTTCTTCAATTTGGATTTGGAAAGCGGGAAAGAGCTGACATTGGCTGAAGTCATCGGATCAGAAAACTTAGCTGCTGCAGATCAGCAAGTTCGTTCTCAGATTGAACAGCGGCTGGCCCAGGATCCGACCTCGTTCTTTGATTTTGACGAAGAAGGTGGCTATACTGGATTAAGTGAGAATCAGAAGTTTTATATCAATGAGAACCGTCAGGCTGTGATTGTTTTTGATGAATATGAAATTGCTCCGGGAGCTACGGGGACTCCGGAATTCATTCTGGATCTGCCGTTGTTAAAATAG
- the gluQRS gene encoding tRNA glutamyl-Q(34) synthetase GluQRS, which produces MEAKENVRGRFAPSPSGRMHLGNVCAALLSWLSVRSQRGVWLLRIEDLDPQRSRREYAEWIQSDLQWLGLDWDEEPVWQSERTSIYEAKLDQLRRQNLIYPCFCSRADLHSASAPHGTDGELLYSGRCRNLSEEQHLAQAKIRRPALRISVNKAPISFTDGLQGQIRQRLDQTCGDFIVRRSDGVFAYQLAVVVDDGLMGMTEVVRGLDLLSSTPRQLYLYRCLGLPEPKFYHIPLLMNVQGQRLSKRDQALDLGELRRRWSAPELIGKLAWLLGLRESEEAIEAKALIQDFDWAKVKREPILVPETLFIRSYEIG; this is translated from the coding sequence GTGGAAGCAAAAGAGAATGTACGGGGACGATTTGCGCCCAGCCCCAGCGGGCGAATGCATTTGGGCAATGTATGTGCGGCTCTGCTGAGCTGGTTGTCAGTCCGTTCGCAGCGAGGTGTTTGGCTGCTGCGGATTGAAGATCTCGATCCCCAGCGCAGCCGTCGGGAATATGCTGAATGGATTCAGTCCGACTTACAGTGGCTGGGATTGGATTGGGATGAGGAACCAGTTTGGCAAAGTGAACGAACGTCAATTTATGAAGCGAAACTGGATCAGCTGCGACGGCAGAATTTGATTTATCCCTGCTTTTGCAGCCGAGCGGATCTGCACAGTGCAAGTGCGCCGCATGGAACTGACGGCGAGCTGCTTTACAGCGGACGCTGCCGGAATTTAAGCGAGGAACAACATCTTGCGCAGGCCAAAATCCGGCGTCCTGCCTTGCGGATAAGCGTTAACAAGGCACCGATATCTTTTACCGACGGACTTCAAGGACAGATAAGGCAGCGGCTGGATCAAACCTGCGGCGATTTTATTGTGCGGCGTTCTGACGGTGTTTTCGCTTATCAGCTGGCAGTTGTGGTTGATGATGGTTTAATGGGAATGACCGAAGTGGTCCGCGGTCTGGATCTTTTGTCATCCACACCCCGTCAGCTCTATTTATACCGCTGTCTCGGTTTGCCGGAACCGAAATTTTATCACATTCCGCTTTTAATGAACGTTCAGGGACAGCGGTTGTCCAAGCGTGATCAGGCACTGGATTTAGGTGAACTGCGCCGGAGGTGGAGTGCGCCGGAGTTGATCGGCAAGCTGGCCTGGCTGCTCGGCCTGCGGGAAAGTGAAGAAGCCATAGAAGCCAAGGCGCTGATTCAGGACTTTGACTGGGCTAAAGTAAAACGGGAGCCAATCCTTGTACCGGAAACCCTTTTTATACGCTCCTATGAAATTGGATAA